Proteins from one Fragaria vesca subsp. vesca unplaced genomic scaffold, FraVesHawaii_1.0 scf0513070, whole genome shotgun sequence genomic window:
- the LOC101309789 gene encoding probable fructokinase-2-like has translation MANDKGLIVSFGEMLIDFVPTASGVSLAEAPGFLKAPGGAPANVAIAVARLGGHAAFIGKLGDDEFGHMLAGILKENDVSGEGILFDQGARTALAFVTLRADGEREFMFYRNPSADMLLKPEELNFELIRSAKVFHYGSISLIVEPCRSAHLKAMEVAKEAGALLSYDPNLRLPLWPSPEEACEQIMSIWEKADVIKVSDVELEFLTGNPKIDDENALTLWHSNLKLLLVTLGEHGCRYYTKNFRGCVEAFHVTAVDTTGAGDSFVGALLVKIVDDQSILDDEPRLREVLKFANACGAITTTKKGAIPALPNESEALALIKGA, from the exons ATGGCCAACGACAAGGGTCTGATCGTTAGTTTCGGCGAGATGCTGATCGACTTCGTGCCGACGGCCTCGGGCGTCTCGCTGGCGGAAGCTCCGGGGTTCTTGAAGGCCCCTGGTGGCGCCCCCGCCAACGTGGCGATCGCGGTGGCTCGGCTCGGCGGACACGCCGCCTTCATCGGCAAACTCGGTGACGACGAGTTCGGGCACATGCTGGCCGGAATCTTGAAGGAGAACGACGTCTCCGGTGAAGGGATCCTGTTCGACCAAGGCGCACGCACCGCTCTGGCCTTCGTGACCCTACGCGCCGACGGAGAGCGCGAGTTCATGTTTTATCGGAACCCCAGCGCCGATATGCTGCTGAAGCCTGAAGAGCTCAATTTCGAGCTCATCAGATCG GCCAAAGTTTTCCACTATGGATCAATAAGTTTGATCGTGGAGCCATGCAGGTCAGCACATCTAAAGGCAATGGAGGTTGCCAAAGAAGCAGGTGCCTTGCTCTCCTATGACCCGAACCTCCGGCTACCACTGTGGCCCTCACCTGAGGAGGCATGCGAGCAGATAATGAGTATCTGGGAAAAGGCAGACGTGATCAAGGTCAGCGATGTGGAGCTTGAGTTCCTCACAGGAAATCCCaagattgatgatgaaaatgcaCTGACTCTATGGCACTCTAACTTGAAGCTCCTCCTTGTCACTCTTGGTGAGCATGGTTGCAGATACTACACTAAG AATTTCCGTGGATGTGTTGAAGCTTTCCATGTAACTGCGGTAGATACTACTGGTGCTGGTGATTCATTTGTGGGTGCTCTGCTCGTGAAAATTGTTGATGACCAATCCATTCTTGAT GATGAGCCAAGGTTGAGGGAAGTACTCAAATTTGCAAATGCATGTGGAGCAATTACAACAACCAAGAAGGGAGCAATTCCTGCACTTCCCAATGAGTCTGAAGCCCTCGCCCTAATCAAAGGGGCATAG